One genomic window of Tenacibaculum tangerinum includes the following:
- the lysA gene encoding diaminopimelate decarboxylase — MNRQDLLKLAGKYQSPLYVYDTEKIIAQYKKITTAFSKVKNVKINYAVKALSNINILKVFNTLNSGLDTVSIQEVKLGLLAGFEPQKIIYTPNGVSLQEIEEVAKLGVQINIDNLSILELFGQKHPTIPVCIRINPHVMAGGNSKISVGHIDSKFGISIHQVPHIKRVVENTGMHINGIHMHTGSDILDIDTFLRATEILFDTAKQFEDIDFIDFGSGFKVPYKKDDISTDIVELGEKLSTRFNEFCKDYGKEVTLMFEPGKFLVSEAGYFLAKVNVIKQTTSTVFAGIDSGLNHLIRPMFYNSYHYIENLSNPKGRERFYSIVGYICETDTFGSNRRINEISEDDILCFHNAGAYCFSMASNYNSRFKPAEVMIYKGKDYLIRKRETMEDILKNQENITLE, encoded by the coding sequence ATGAATAGACAAGATCTTTTAAAGTTAGCGGGCAAGTATCAGTCACCTTTGTATGTTTACGACACAGAAAAAATTATTGCTCAGTACAAAAAAATAACAACTGCGTTTTCTAAAGTAAAAAATGTAAAAATTAATTACGCAGTTAAAGCACTATCGAATATTAATATCTTAAAGGTTTTTAATACGTTAAATAGTGGTTTAGATACTGTTTCTATTCAAGAAGTTAAATTGGGTTTGCTGGCTGGTTTTGAGCCACAAAAAATTATATATACTCCTAACGGTGTTTCTTTACAAGAAATAGAAGAAGTTGCTAAACTAGGGGTTCAAATTAACATTGACAACCTATCTATTTTAGAATTATTCGGACAAAAACATCCTACCATTCCTGTTTGTATCCGTATCAATCCGCATGTAATGGCAGGTGGTAACAGTAAAATATCGGTAGGTCATATCGATTCTAAATTTGGAATTTCTATTCACCAAGTGCCTCATATAAAAAGAGTCGTTGAAAATACGGGAATGCACATTAACGGAATTCACATGCATACAGGTTCTGATATTTTAGACATCGATACTTTTTTGAGAGCTACTGAAATTTTATTTGATACAGCGAAACAATTTGAAGATATTGATTTCATTGATTTTGGAAGTGGATTTAAGGTGCCTTACAAAAAAGATGATATTTCAACAGACATTGTTGAATTAGGAGAAAAATTATCGACTCGATTTAATGAATTTTGTAAAGATTACGGTAAAGAAGTCACTTTAATGTTCGAGCCTGGAAAATTTTTAGTGAGTGAAGCTGGCTATTTCTTAGCCAAAGTAAATGTAATTAAACAAACAACTTCTACAGTTTTTGCAGGTATCGACAGCGGTTTAAACCACCTCATACGTCCTATGTTTTACAATTCGTATCACTATATAGAAAACTTGTCAAACCCAAAAGGTCGAGAACGATTCTATAGCATTGTTGGGTATATTTGTGAGACCGACACTTTTGGCTCGAATCGAAGAATTAATGAAATTTCTGAGGATGATATTTTGTGTTTCCACAACGCAGGAGCTTACTGTTTTTCTATGGCTTCGAATTACAATTCGAGATTCAAACCTGCAGAGGTGATGATTTACAAAGGAAAAGACTATTTGATTAGAAAAAGAGAAACGATGGAAGATATTCTTAAAAATCAAGAAAATATTACTTTAGAGTAA
- a CDS encoding tetratricopeptide repeat protein, with the protein MKVKFLILSLILLLASCTSETNPTKFVEKVAGRYYFNADEIIEVTFNKDLKLLIKWRNQNLEPLKVNDSSFYVRELNEKLIFNTTKNEIVLAEKREHKGKKYIFKKLKKGEKTPSEYLAEGNFEAALKGYKAIKEKDSLSPVIRERNLNRLGYHYLKKEELKKAITIFKINIELYPNSSNTYDSAGDAYVYMKDTIKAIEYYKKALAINAENSSAKRNLEKLTSKSTE; encoded by the coding sequence ATGAAAGTCAAATTTTTAATACTCTCACTTATACTTTTACTTGCTAGTTGTACTTCTGAAACTAACCCTACAAAATTTGTAGAGAAAGTTGCAGGGCGTTATTATTTTAATGCTGATGAAATTATAGAAGTTACCTTCAATAAAGACCTTAAATTGCTCATTAAATGGCGTAATCAAAATTTAGAACCTTTAAAGGTGAACGATTCTTCTTTTTATGTGCGAGAACTCAATGAAAAACTTATTTTTAATACTACTAAAAATGAGATAGTATTAGCTGAAAAGCGAGAGCATAAAGGCAAAAAATATATCTTTAAAAAACTAAAAAAAGGAGAAAAAACTCCCAGTGAATACTTGGCGGAAGGTAATTTTGAAGCCGCTTTAAAAGGCTATAAAGCTATTAAAGAAAAAGATAGTTTGAGTCCTGTAATTCGAGAAAGGAATTTAAATAGGTTAGGATATCACTATCTTAAAAAAGAGGAACTTAAAAAAGCAATTACTATCTTTAAAATTAATATTGAATTATACCCAAATAGCTCCAATACTTACGACAGTGCTGGAGATGCTTATGTTTACATGAAAGATACCATAAAAGCTATTGAGTATTATAAAAAAGCGCTCGCAATTAATGCTGAAAACAGCAGTGCCAAACGAAACTTAGAAAAGCTAACTTCAAAGAGTACAGAATAA
- a CDS encoding YfiT family bacillithiol transferase yields the protein MEELKYPIGKPQIPIEISPELINDWICIIEAFPEKLHKLVSNLSEEQLDTPYRKEGWTIRQVIHHCADSHHNSYTRFKWTLTEDKPVIKAYFEDRWAALFDSKKAPIQLSLNTLKALHAKWVYFLKGLTENDLRKSFIHPDGHEEVSLKENIGIYAWHCEHHYAHIEQLLVRNNWR from the coding sequence ATGGAAGAGTTAAAATATCCAATTGGAAAACCTCAAATTCCCATAGAAATTTCTCCTGAACTGATTAATGACTGGATTTGTATTATAGAAGCGTTTCCAGAAAAACTACACAAACTTGTTTCTAATTTATCTGAAGAGCAACTAGATACACCCTATAGAAAAGAAGGTTGGACCATTAGACAAGTTATACATCATTGTGCCGACAGCCACCATAATTCCTATACTCGGTTTAAATGGACGCTAACAGAAGACAAACCTGTTATAAAAGCCTATTTTGAAGATCGTTGGGCGGCACTTTTCGACTCTAAAAAAGCTCCTATACAACTTTCATTAAATACGTTAAAAGCCTTGCATGCAAAATGGGTGTACTTCTTAAAAGGCTTAACTGAAAATGATTTACGTAAATCATTTATCCATCCAGATGGCCATGAAGAAGTAAGTTTAAAAGAAAATATTGGTATTTATGCATGGCACTGCGAACATCATTACGCTCATATTGAACAACTTTTAGTAAGAAATAATTGGAGATGA
- the pepT gene encoding peptidase T, whose amino-acid sequence MNKQHIIDRFIKYVTIDTESDPNNPAFPSTEKQWDLAKVLEKELKEIGMEEVELDENCYLMATLPSNLDYEVPTIGFVAHIDTSPDFTGANVKPQIHENYNGKDIVLNEEENIVLSPDYFEDLLQYKGQTIITTDGTTLLGADDKAGVTEIVSAMEYLIQHPEIKHGKIRICFTPDEEVGKGAHLFDVEKFGAEWAYTMDGSQIGELEYENFNAASATVTINGKIVHPGYAKGKMINSMLIASEFINALPEDEVPEKTTGYEGFFHLHHMEGKVEQTTLNYIIRDHDMEQFNHRKKAMLDLAEVLNAKRGQKLVSVEIKDQYFNMKEKVTPVMHIVDIAEDVMKDMGITPIIKPIRGGTDGSQLSYKGLPCPNIFAGGHNFHGRYEYVPAESIVKASEVIVGIAEEVATKFNS is encoded by the coding sequence ATGAACAAACAACATATAATCGACCGATTTATAAAGTATGTAACGATTGATACGGAAAGTGACCCTAACAATCCTGCTTTTCCAAGTACTGAAAAGCAATGGGATTTAGCCAAGGTTCTTGAAAAAGAACTGAAAGAAATAGGCATGGAAGAGGTAGAACTTGACGAGAACTGCTATTTAATGGCTACGTTACCTAGTAACTTAGACTATGAAGTTCCTACTATTGGCTTTGTGGCGCATATCGATACGAGTCCAGATTTTACTGGAGCTAATGTAAAACCTCAAATTCATGAGAATTACAACGGAAAAGATATTGTTTTAAACGAAGAAGAAAACATCGTTTTATCTCCTGACTATTTTGAAGACTTATTACAATACAAAGGGCAAACCATTATTACTACCGATGGTACTACGCTCTTAGGTGCCGATGATAAAGCTGGAGTTACTGAGATTGTTTCTGCCATGGAATACTTAATTCAACACCCTGAAATAAAGCATGGAAAAATTCGTATTTGCTTTACCCCCGATGAAGAAGTAGGGAAAGGCGCCCACCTATTCGATGTAGAAAAATTTGGAGCTGAATGGGCGTATACGATGGACGGAAGCCAAATTGGGGAGTTAGAATATGAAAACTTTAATGCCGCTAGTGCTACCGTTACAATTAACGGTAAAATTGTACACCCTGGGTATGCAAAAGGTAAAATGATTAACTCTATGCTTATTGCTAGTGAATTTATTAATGCACTGCCTGAAGATGAAGTTCCTGAAAAAACTACAGGTTATGAAGGTTTTTTCCACTTACACCACATGGAAGGTAAAGTGGAGCAAACAACGCTCAACTATATTATTAGAGATCATGATATGGAGCAGTTTAACCATCGTAAAAAGGCAATGTTAGATTTAGCGGAAGTTTTAAATGCAAAACGCGGACAAAAATTAGTTTCTGTTGAAATTAAAGATCAGTATTTTAACATGAAAGAAAAGGTAACTCCTGTAATGCATATTGTTGATATTGCCGAAGACGTAATGAAAGATATGGGAATTACCCCTATAATTAAGCCGATTCGTGGCGGTACTGATGGGTCTCAACTATCGTACAAAGGATTGCCATGCCCCAATATTTTTGCGGGCGGACATAATTTTCATGGTCGTTATGAGTACGTTCCTGCTGAAAGTATTGTAAAGGCTAGTGAGGTAATTGTAGGAATTGCCGAAGAAGTTGCTACAAAATTCAATTCTTAA
- a CDS encoding asparagine synthetase B, translating to MSNENQKNHLKAYGIVYYALQNGLKAKWLLNYDGGAFLIENNQAVENECKIRGVSYQIISDAKSALILEEISSPSKNQEAVTLEKAPKIAVYSPKDKMPWDDAVTMVLTYAEIPFDVVYDEEVLNDKLLLYEWLHLHHEDFTGQYGRFYGAFRTAPWYIQQKKDAEALAQKLGYTKVSEEKGAVAKKIRDYVVGGGFMFAMCSATDSFDIALAADGVDICEGMFDGDASEPNYQSKIDFNKTFAFKDFELIRNPTTYEFSSIDMTRKRRIQKEVDYFVLKEFSAKWDQVPTMLTQNHTVLVKGFMGQTTSFDPNMIKPTIIVLGENKTNREGRYIHGTKGKGMFTFYGGHDPEDYQHRVGDPKTELDLHPTSPGYRLILNNVLFPAAKKKKQKT from the coding sequence ATGAGTAATGAAAATCAAAAAAATCATTTAAAAGCCTATGGCATTGTGTATTATGCCTTGCAGAATGGTTTAAAAGCCAAATGGTTGTTGAATTATGACGGCGGTGCTTTTTTGATAGAAAACAATCAAGCTGTTGAAAATGAGTGTAAAATAAGAGGCGTATCGTATCAAATTATTTCAGATGCAAAATCAGCATTAATCTTAGAAGAAATTTCATCGCCTTCAAAAAATCAAGAAGCGGTAACCTTAGAGAAGGCACCTAAAATAGCGGTGTATTCTCCGAAAGATAAAATGCCTTGGGACGATGCGGTGACCATGGTGTTAACCTATGCTGAAATTCCGTTTGACGTGGTATACGATGAAGAAGTATTGAATGACAAACTGTTGTTATACGAGTGGTTGCATTTACATCACGAAGACTTTACAGGGCAATACGGACGCTTTTACGGTGCTTTTAGAACCGCTCCTTGGTATATTCAACAGAAAAAAGATGCGGAAGCACTCGCCCAAAAACTCGGATATACAAAGGTTTCAGAGGAAAAAGGTGCTGTAGCTAAAAAAATACGCGATTATGTAGTAGGAGGTGGTTTTATGTTTGCCATGTGCTCAGCCACCGATAGTTTTGATATTGCACTCGCTGCCGATGGCGTAGATATTTGTGAAGGCATGTTTGATGGTGATGCTTCAGAGCCCAATTATCAGTCGAAAATAGACTTCAATAAAACCTTTGCATTTAAAGATTTTGAACTGATTCGAAATCCTACTACTTATGAGTTTTCTTCAATTGACATGACCCGTAAGCGCCGTATTCAAAAAGAGGTAGATTACTTCGTGCTTAAAGAGTTTTCAGCAAAATGGGACCAAGTTCCCACCATGTTAACGCAGAATCATACGGTGTTAGTCAAAGGTTTTATGGGACAAACGACGTCTTTTGACCCCAATATGATAAAACCTACCATTATTGTTTTAGGAGAAAATAAAACCAATAGAGAAGGACGTTACATTCACGGAACCAAAGGAAAAGGAATGTTTACTTTTTACGGAGGGCATGATCCTGAAGATTATCAACATCGGGTAGGAGACCCAAAAACAGAGTTAGACTTGCATCCTACCTCTCCGGGCTACCGTTTAATCCTGAACAATGTACTATTTCCAGCAGCTAAAAAGAAAAAACAGAAAACCTAA
- the dnaB gene encoding replicative DNA helicase produces the protein MERTQSLKGTKIDKARIISLEKGKLPPQALELEEAVLGAMMIDKKGIDEVIDILHPEAFYDRRHQEIYEAIYSLFQNSEPIDLLSVSNQLKKNGKLDLAGGDFYLIGLTQKVASSAHIEFHSRIILEKFIQRKLITISSEIIENAYDETVDVFDLLDDAEAKLFEVTQGNLKKGAERADSLVQQSINKIQEISTKEGMSGLATGFTKLDALTSGWQPTDLIIIAARPGMGKTAFVISMAKNMAIDFGHPVALFSLEMSSVQLITRMISSETGLTSEKLRKGNLEPHEWEQLNVKVKKLSDAPIFIDDTPALSIFDLRAKARRLVSQHGVKILVIDYLQLMTAGGAGGNREQEISTISRNLKALGKELNVPVIALSQLSRAVETRGGSKRPLLSDLRESGAIEQDADIVSFIYRPEYYGMTEWDDDDHSPCEGQGEFIVAKHRNGGLDNIRLKFTGHLAKFSDLEEGFSSEFQSSMNSGFNDEVSSSNFASPEDAFGPSDDDVPF, from the coding sequence ATGGAAAGAACCCAATCTCTAAAAGGAACAAAAATAGATAAAGCTAGAATTATTAGCTTGGAAAAAGGGAAGTTACCACCACAGGCTTTAGAATTAGAAGAGGCCGTTTTGGGGGCAATGATGATTGACAAAAAAGGGATTGATGAAGTCATTGATATTTTACACCCTGAAGCTTTCTACGATAGAAGGCATCAAGAGATTTATGAAGCAATTTACAGCCTGTTTCAAAACTCCGAGCCCATCGATTTACTTTCGGTATCGAACCAACTCAAGAAAAACGGAAAATTAGATTTAGCAGGAGGAGATTTTTACTTAATTGGCTTAACCCAAAAAGTAGCTTCTTCAGCACATATTGAATTTCACTCTAGAATTATTCTAGAAAAATTTATACAACGTAAACTCATTACTATTTCTTCTGAAATTATTGAAAATGCCTACGATGAAACGGTGGATGTTTTTGATTTGTTAGACGATGCCGAAGCCAAATTGTTTGAGGTTACTCAAGGAAATCTTAAAAAAGGAGCCGAAAGAGCCGATTCATTAGTACAACAATCAATTAATAAAATCCAGGAAATTTCTACCAAAGAAGGGATGAGTGGATTGGCAACTGGATTTACCAAATTAGACGCTCTAACGTCAGGTTGGCAGCCTACCGATTTAATTATTATTGCAGCACGTCCGGGTATGGGTAAAACGGCATTCGTAATTTCGATGGCGAAAAATATGGCAATTGATTTCGGACACCCTGTAGCTTTATTCTCCTTAGAGATGTCGTCGGTACAGTTAATTACACGTATGATTTCTTCGGAAACAGGATTGACTTCTGAAAAACTACGTAAAGGAAATCTAGAACCACACGAATGGGAGCAACTAAACGTAAAAGTTAAAAAATTGTCTGATGCTCCTATTTTTATTGATGATACCCCTGCATTGTCTATTTTCGATTTACGTGCCAAAGCACGTCGTTTGGTGTCGCAACACGGTGTTAAAATTTTAGTAATTGATTACTTGCAGTTAATGACCGCTGGTGGAGCAGGAGGAAACCGTGAACAAGAAATTTCGACGATTTCACGTAACTTAAAAGCATTGGGTAAAGAATTGAATGTACCCGTAATTGCACTTTCTCAGTTATCGCGTGCGGTGGAAACTCGTGGAGGAAGTAAACGTCCGTTACTATCCGACCTTCGTGAATCGGGAGCGATTGAGCAAGATGCCGATATTGTATCGTTTATTTACCGTCCGGAATACTACGGAATGACGGAATGGGACGACGACGATCATTCACCATGTGAAGGACAAGGAGAGTTTATCGTGGCAAAACATCGTAACGGTGGATTGGATAACATCCGTTTGAAATTTACAGGACATTTAGCAAAATTCTCAGATTTAGAAGAAGGCTTTAGCAGTGAGTTCCAGTCGAGTATGAACTCAGGATTCAATGATGAAGTATCGTCAAGTAATTTTGCTTCACCAGAAGATGCTTTTGGACCGAGTGATGATGATGTTCCGTTTTAA
- the lon gene encoding endopeptidase La, which translates to MSKSKILHLDSLSLEDVFNEDSELIPLLTPEDEELINRESIPEELPILPLRNTVLFPGVVIPITAGRDKSIQLIKDANKGDKVVGVVAQKNSEVEDPGTEDIFHTGVVAQILRVLKMPDGNTTVIIQGKKRFEIEEITKEEPYLKARVKEAVDEREIDDQKEFDAIIDSIKELALEVIKENPMLPSEASFAIKNIQSNSFLVNFISSNMELSVSQKQVLLEKDNLKERALLTLKNLDKELQKLQLRNDIQSKTRSDLDKQQREYYLHQQLKTIQDELGGVSHDQELDEMRAKAKDKKWSKEVGETFEKELNRLKRMNPQMAEYGVQRNYLELMLELPWGAYSKDKFDLKRAQKILDRDHFGLEKVKDRIIEHLAVLKLRGDMKSPIICLYGPPGVGKTSLGKSVAEALGRKYVRMSLGGLRDEAEIRGHRKTYIGAMPGRLIQNIKKAGTSNPVFVLDEIDKLGQSHQGDPSSAMLEVLDPEQNTAFYDNYLEVGYDLSKVLFIATANNLSQIPWALRDRMEIINVTGYTIEEKIEIAKKYLFPKQLKEHGLSKEHLTVGKKQIEKIVEGYTRESGVRGLEKQVAKVVRYAAKSIAMEEEYNVVLTNEDIETILGPARLERGKYENNDSAGVVTGLAWTSVGGDILFIESILSKGKGNLSITGNLGTVMKESATIAIKYIKSNAEEFGINPEILDKYDVHIHVPEGATPKDGPSAGITMLTSLVSVFTQRKVKSKLAMTGEITLRGKVLPVGGIKEKILAAKRANIKEIILCADNKRDIEEIKESYLKGLKFHYVTDMSEVIDIALTKQKVKNAKKLI; encoded by the coding sequence ATGAGCAAATCAAAAATATTACATTTAGACAGTTTGTCGCTTGAAGACGTTTTTAATGAGGATTCTGAGTTAATTCCATTACTTACTCCAGAAGACGAAGAGTTAATAAATAGAGAAAGTATTCCAGAAGAGTTACCAATTCTTCCTCTGCGTAATACCGTATTATTTCCGGGAGTAGTTATTCCGATTACGGCGGGTAGAGATAAATCTATTCAGCTAATAAAAGATGCGAACAAAGGAGATAAAGTTGTTGGAGTTGTAGCGCAAAAAAATAGCGAAGTTGAAGACCCTGGAACTGAGGATATCTTTCATACTGGAGTGGTGGCTCAAATACTAAGAGTCCTAAAAATGCCAGACGGTAATACCACGGTAATTATCCAAGGTAAGAAACGTTTTGAAATAGAAGAAATTACCAAAGAAGAACCGTATTTAAAAGCGCGTGTAAAGGAAGCTGTTGATGAGCGGGAGATTGATGACCAAAAGGAGTTTGACGCTATTATCGATTCGATAAAAGAACTCGCATTAGAGGTAATTAAAGAAAACCCTATGTTACCTTCAGAGGCATCTTTTGCAATAAAAAATATTCAATCAAACTCATTTTTGGTGAACTTTATTTCATCAAATATGGAATTAAGTGTATCGCAAAAGCAAGTGTTGTTAGAAAAAGACAACTTAAAAGAGCGTGCACTGTTAACTCTAAAAAACCTAGACAAGGAATTACAAAAGTTGCAATTGCGTAACGATATTCAGTCTAAAACACGTTCCGATTTAGACAAGCAACAGCGTGAATATTACTTGCATCAGCAATTAAAAACAATTCAAGATGAATTAGGTGGCGTGTCTCACGATCAAGAATTAGATGAGATGCGAGCGAAAGCAAAAGACAAAAAATGGAGCAAAGAGGTAGGAGAGACGTTTGAAAAAGAATTAAATCGTTTAAAACGTATGAATCCTCAAATGGCTGAATATGGAGTACAACGCAACTACCTCGAGTTGATGTTAGAGTTACCGTGGGGAGCCTACTCTAAAGATAAGTTTGACTTAAAAAGAGCTCAAAAAATATTAGACAGAGACCATTTTGGTTTAGAGAAAGTAAAAGATCGAATTATAGAACACTTAGCTGTTTTAAAATTACGTGGAGATATGAAGTCGCCCATTATTTGTTTGTACGGACCTCCAGGGGTTGGTAAAACATCGTTGGGTAAGTCGGTAGCAGAAGCTTTGGGGCGTAAGTATGTGCGCATGTCTTTAGGAGGTTTGCGAGATGAAGCTGAAATTCGTGGACATCGTAAAACCTATATTGGAGCAATGCCAGGGCGTTTAATTCAAAATATTAAAAAAGCAGGTACTTCAAATCCAGTGTTTGTATTAGATGAAATTGATAAATTGGGGCAAAGCCACCAAGGAGATCCTTCTTCTGCCATGTTAGAGGTATTAGATCCAGAACAAAATACAGCATTTTACGATAATTATTTAGAGGTTGGATACGACCTTTCTAAAGTGTTGTTTATAGCCACAGCGAATAATCTTAGTCAGATTCCTTGGGCATTGCGTGATCGTATGGAAATTATCAATGTTACAGGATACACTATTGAAGAAAAGATAGAGATAGCTAAAAAATACTTGTTTCCAAAGCAGTTAAAAGAGCACGGACTGTCAAAAGAGCATCTTACTGTTGGTAAAAAACAAATAGAAAAAATAGTAGAAGGGTATACACGAGAATCTGGAGTACGAGGATTGGAAAAGCAAGTGGCTAAAGTAGTTCGTTACGCTGCAAAATCAATTGCAATGGAAGAAGAATACAATGTTGTGTTAACAAACGAAGACATTGAAACTATTTTAGGACCTGCTCGTTTAGAGCGTGGTAAATATGAAAACAATGACTCTGCAGGAGTTGTTACAGGTTTGGCTTGGACAAGTGTTGGAGGAGATATTTTATTTATTGAATCTATTTTATCAAAAGGAAAAGGAAATCTTTCAATTACTGGTAATTTAGGTACGGTAATGAAAGAGTCTGCAACCATCGCAATTAAGTATATAAAGTCGAATGCTGAAGAGTTTGGAATCAATCCTGAGATACTAGATAAATACGATGTACATATCCACGTACCCGAAGGAGCTACGCCGAAAGACGGACCAAGTGCAGGGATTACCATGCTGACTTCACTGGTTTCAGTATTTACACAACGTAAAGTAAAAAGTAAGCTAGCCATGACAGGTGAAATAACATTACGAGGTAAGGTATTGCCAGTAGGAGGTATCAAAGAAAAAATACTGGCTGCTAAGCGAGCCAATATCAAAGAAATTATCTTATGTGCAGATAATAAAAGAGATATAGAAGAAATAAAAGAAAGTTACTTAAAAGGACTCAAATTCCATTATGTAACTGATATGAGCGAAGTAATCGATATAGCACTTACCAAGCAAAAAGTTAAGAATGCTAAGAAATTAATTTAA
- a CDS encoding DUF3810 domain-containing protein, giving the protein MQRPKTTIFIALLLPIQVILVQFLSQKPHWIEFYYSTGIYPKVSRFFRIILGWFPFSVGDVLGLILLFFLVKSMFVLFKKRFQNFFPKLVKFIAILSIGYFCFYAFWSLNYFREPLAKNLDLEQSEYTTEELVATTKKIVAELNKIHLQITKNDTVAVIVPYSRSEIYKLAPNGFKELSKTYPQLTYQTSSIKSSLISLFQSYSGTSGYLNPITGEAQVNYMIPKTGYPATTCHEMAHQIGWAAENDANFVGFLASTAHKDVYFNYSGYRMAYNYCISQVYKRDKEVGKEIAKTVNKGVYKDYKATYAFWKHYENPVEPYFKKGYNSYLKANNQSKGIQSYSYVVDLLIAYFKKTNTEI; this is encoded by the coding sequence ATGCAGCGACCCAAAACAACTATTTTTATTGCGTTATTATTGCCAATTCAAGTGATTTTAGTGCAATTTTTAAGCCAAAAACCTCATTGGATTGAATTTTATTACAGTACTGGAATATACCCGAAAGTTTCACGTTTCTTCCGAATTATTTTGGGCTGGTTTCCCTTTTCTGTAGGCGATGTTCTCGGATTGATTCTTTTGTTTTTTTTAGTAAAATCTATGTTTGTTCTATTTAAAAAAAGGTTTCAAAACTTCTTTCCTAAACTTGTGAAATTTATCGCCATTCTGTCTATTGGTTACTTTTGTTTTTATGCTTTTTGGTCGTTGAATTATTTTAGAGAGCCTTTAGCTAAAAATCTTGACTTGGAACAGTCTGAATATACCACCGAAGAGCTTGTTGCTACCACCAAAAAAATTGTAGCCGAATTGAATAAAATCCATTTACAAATTACGAAAAACGATACTGTAGCTGTCATCGTTCCCTATTCTCGAAGTGAGATTTATAAGTTGGCTCCTAACGGATTTAAAGAGCTCTCGAAAACATATCCACAACTGACTTATCAAACTTCATCGATTAAAAGTTCGTTGATAAGCTTATTTCAATCGTATAGCGGAACCTCAGGATATTTGAATCCTATCACAGGAGAGGCACAAGTAAATTATATGATTCCTAAAACAGGATATCCTGCTACAACTTGTCATGAAATGGCGCACCAAATTGGTTGGGCAGCTGAAAATGACGCCAATTTTGTAGGTTTTTTAGCTTCTACTGCTCATAAAGACGTGTATTTTAACTATTCAGGATATCGAATGGCATATAATTATTGCATTAGTCAGGTATACAAAAGAGACAAAGAAGTAGGTAAAGAAATTGCAAAAACTGTAAACAAAGGGGTTTATAAAGATTACAAGGCAACGTATGCATTTTGGAAACACTATGAAAACCCTGTTGAACCCTATTTTAAAAAAGGATACAATTCGTATTTAAAAGCGAACAACCAATCTAAAGGAATTCAATCCTATAGTTATGTGGTTGATTTGCTAATTGCTTATTTTAAAAAAACGAACACAGAAATTTAG
- a CDS encoding LysE family translocator, whose amino-acid sequence MLETLISFVLATATLAISPGPDNIFVLTQSIVNGKKYGLATVAGLMTGCIIHTTLVAFGVSEIIKQNPNLFFVIKLFGAGYLLYLAYQVYKSDANIAFSTENVQKKSTLQLFKTGFWMNVLNPKVTVFFLAFFPQFLFSDTLPTVIQFYVLGGLFILTSFLIFSSFAILAGKISDYIKQHDKVGIYLKWAQIVVFVGIALLILL is encoded by the coding sequence ATGCTAGAAACCCTTATCTCTTTTGTATTGGCTACGGCGACTTTAGCGATTTCACCAGGACCCGATAATATTTTTGTACTTACCCAAAGCATTGTAAATGGTAAAAAATACGGATTAGCTACCGTTGCTGGTTTAATGACAGGATGCATTATTCATACTACTTTGGTAGCCTTTGGAGTTTCGGAAATTATCAAACAAAACCCGAATTTATTTTTTGTTATTAAACTATTTGGAGCAGGATATTTACTGTATTTGGCGTATCAAGTATATAAAAGTGATGCGAACATTGCGTTTTCAACTGAGAATGTTCAGAAAAAATCAACCTTACAATTATTTAAAACGGGTTTTTGGATGAATGTACTAAACCCGAAAGTAACCGTTTTCTTTTTAGCTTTTTTTCCCCAATTCTTATTTTCTGATACCTTACCAACCGTTATCCAATTTTATGTATTAGGAGGGTTGTTTATTCTAACATCGTTTCTAATTTTTTCTTCCTTTGCTATCTTAGCAGGAAAAATTTCTGATTACATCAAACAACACGATAAAGTAGGAATATACTTAAAATGGGCACAGATTGTAGTTTTTGTTGGGATTGCTCTGTTGATTTTATTGTAA